In Candidatus Aegiribacteria sp., one DNA window encodes the following:
- a CDS encoding type II toxin-antitoxin system Phd/YefM family antitoxin yields MPETISTADARMNFSDVINKVAYGNEPIVLTRRGKSIAALVSIAELELLQRIEEHLDIEDAKAALAELGENISAEEVWKSLGL; encoded by the coding sequence ATGCCTGAAACTATTTCGACTGCCGATGCAAGAATGAATTTTTCAGATGTCATAAATAAGGTTGCTTACGGTAATGAACCAATCGTATTGACTCGTAGAGGTAAGAGCATTGCTGCACTTGTTTCCATTGCTGAACTTGAATTGCTTCAAAGGATCGAGGAGCATCTGGATATCGAAGATGCTAAAGCAGCTTTAGCTGAGCTTGGTGAGAATATTTCAGCTGAAGAAGTGTGGAAATCTCTAGGTCTCTGA
- a CDS encoding type II toxin-antitoxin system RelE/ParE family toxin — MTHSIEFRPAALKNLKRFPKRDLVRIRKRIEELGNSLPDPKTTKMRGKNSFHRIRSGDYRIIYEIHSARLVILIVKVGHRRDVYRNLT, encoded by the coding sequence GTGACACATTCCATTGAATTCAGACCTGCCGCTCTAAAAAATCTTAAACGGTTTCCAAAACGTGACTTAGTTCGAATCAGGAAGAGAATTGAGGAACTTGGAAATAGCCTGCCTGACCCGAAAACAACCAAAATGAGAGGGAAGAATTCTTTCCATAGAATTCGCTCTGGAGATTATCGTATTATCTATGAGATACATTCAGCTAGATTGGTCATTCTTATAGTTAAGGTTGGTCATCGCAGGGATGTTTATAGAAATCTCACCTAG
- a CDS encoding cyclic nucleotide-binding domain-containing protein, translated as MRNQKVFDTEDILSESGVRDLFKQMDVNKSDILIKQDNPGTDLFVVESGQFVVTDDKGGSRVIDTLGKGDVFGEMAFLGGEKRSATVTANTAGTVLMLSRKPFVEFLRIEPIPGTRFLLFLEKSMVDRLRKADALRSLILNDQNLSERKKLRKLRTDIRARNRKPLFSADDPILSETCHWIYAHDNQILFRQEDRSTDLFIIRKGKVAILDDDSGGYILGSFGPNDVFGERSFLDNKPRAAIAKVIGNAEILMLSRGTMLELLVTNSTNVINLNLGLGSLLARRLSMANETLRLLSSEELKERAEVSRLLSEMRKSLRIQALH; from the coding sequence ATGAGAAATCAAAAAGTTTTTGATACAGAAGATATCCTTTCTGAAAGTGGTGTTAGGGATCTCTTCAAACAGATGGACGTGAACAAATCGGATATACTTATTAAACAGGATAATCCAGGGACTGATCTATTTGTCGTTGAATCCGGTCAATTCGTTGTAACTGATGATAAAGGGGGAAGTCGGGTTATTGATACGCTCGGAAAAGGTGATGTGTTCGGTGAAATGGCCTTCCTTGGTGGAGAAAAACGTTCAGCTACTGTTACTGCGAACACTGCCGGAACCGTCTTGATGCTCTCCCGGAAACCATTTGTAGAATTTCTAAGAATTGAGCCCATCCCCGGAACTCGATTTCTTCTTTTCCTTGAAAAATCCATGGTTGACAGACTCAGAAAGGCAGATGCCCTAAGATCTCTTATCTTAAATGACCAGAACCTCAGCGAACGTAAAAAACTCAGAAAGCTGAGAACTGATATCCGGGCTCGTAATAGAAAGCCCCTGTTTTCAGCCGATGATCCAATACTTTCCGAAACGTGTCACTGGATTTACGCCCATGATAATCAGATCCTATTCAGGCAGGAGGACAGAAGTACAGATCTTTTCATCATCAGAAAAGGAAAGGTGGCTATCCTGGACGATGATTCCGGAGGATATATTCTTGGTTCTTTTGGACCAAATGATGTTTTTGGAGAACGGTCATTCCTTGATAACAAACCAAGAGCAGCCATCGCGAAGGTAATTGGAAACGCTGAAATACTGATGCTGTCAAGAGGCACTATGCTCGAACTCCTCGTTACAAACAGTACCAATGTCATCAATCTGAATCTAGGTCTTGGAAGTCTTCTGGCCAGGAGACTCAGTATGGCTAATGAAACTCTAAGACTCCTATCATCTGAGGAACTGAAA